One region of Ictalurus furcatus strain D&B chromosome 17, Billie_1.0, whole genome shotgun sequence genomic DNA includes:
- the akap1b gene encoding A kinase (PRKA) anchor protein 1b isoform X1, with amino-acid sequence MPLRFRSFVPYTLPGVLALIGWWWYISRKKARLTSHDRDEEPVAGVLASPAKGTNGMVETTHGRPCLDKPSAKEPVSAEQEVVAQIHTMATSASVEEPVSSPVVVKKLGTPPHPCSIATADSQKSSLEVASEKSPILALTPSNLVEMSPPHERPEVVVLSNESCQLTAEAELDTSGSLSQSWDQTLDKQETDTKEMAPLICQAVELSKAERPEPEGEVADDVLAVPFAENLQADLAKNSLSSTKDDLAAASPMTGDQYTQAASQQSLGLDSPLLPASFPVSTSSPVLNDFIQVQSHENGDPRCEVESSDSMVELQRLAAGLITEVILAATQEVMAVSSSTSQLSEGPEAACSITSTLNGKEIIREEDECVSQVDSSSEGCKDHVEQHAVQIAKEVINGCLTPSVWEKSETQNSFALRDHQEQLESTQILPEVQAKEEAVMGTEDSGCSTCQSEDGISNEDLVISTELSSVVHDCKEDLIQISGISTSEEKGDGHQESSDSAVLEETVLRVEHATATCALAQVNGEAFRNGTSEAEADQSGGSDVNSMDSVDSYSALGTGNDQQSGSQASQSSELIVWEIEVPKHLVGRLIGKQGRYVSFLKQSSGAKIYISTLPYTQEFQICHIEGAQQQVDKALALIGKKFKDLDLTNLYAPPSLPLSLPSLPMTSWLLLPNGVTVEVIVVNIVSAGHVFVQQHTHPTYHALRSLDQQMFLCYSQPGTPALPSPAEIGVICAAPAVEGAWWRAQVISFYKDSNEVEIRYVDYGGYDRVKIDTLRQIRSDFVTLPFQGTEVLLDNIAPLPGEDGFSAEANSALEEMTQGLPLLAQVTNYDNNTGLPLVQMWNMVGDEVSEFCLENRSLLIICALNNLSFCPGFKAALLSL; translated from the exons ATGCCACTCAGGTTTCGGTCCTTTGTCCCGTACACACTTCCTGGAGTGCTTGCACTCATAGGCTGGTGGTGGTACATTTCTCGCAAGAAAGCGCGGCTCACCAGCCATGACCGGGACGAGGAACCGGTTGCGGGCGTACTGGCTTCCCCTGCTAAGGGCACTAATGGAATGGTGGAGACTACACATGGCAGACCCTGCTTAGACAAACCCAGTGCCAAAGAACCGGTGTCTGCTGAGCAGGAGGTTGTAGCACAGATTCACACAATGGCAACAAGCGCCTCAGTAGAAGAACCAGTCAGCTCCCCAGTGGTAGTGAAAAAGCTGGGTACTCCTCCTCATCCATGCAGCATTGCAACTGCAGACTCCCAAAAGAGCAGCCTTGAAGTGGCCAGTGAAAAGTCTCCAATCTTAGCCTTGACACCATCAAATCTAGTTGAGATGAGTCCTCCACATGAGAGACCAGAGGTAGTTGTGCTAAGCAATGAGTCATGCCAGTTGACTGCTGAAGCAGAGCTGGACACTTCTGGTTCACTGAGCCAGTCTTGGGATCAAACACTCGACAAACAGGAGACTGACACTAAGGAAATGGCGCCACTTATATGCCAGGCTGTGGAGTTGTCCAAAGCGGAGCGCCCAGAGCCTGAAGGAGAGGTGGCTGATGATGTATTGGCTGTGCCGTTTGCTGAGAACCTCCAAGCAGACTTGGCAAAAAACAGTTTATCCTCCACCAAAGATGACTTGGCCGCCGCTTCACCAATGACTGGGGATCAGTACACTCAAGCTGCATCGCAGCAATCGCTTGGTCTTGACAGTCCTTTACTTCCTGCCTCATTTCCAGTTTCCACCAGCTCACCGGTCTTAAACGATTTCATACAAGTCCAGAGCCATGAGAATGGAGACCCGCGCTGTGAAGTTGAGAGCAGTGACAGCATGGTAGAGCTGCAACGCCTTGCAGCCGGTCTCATCACTGAAGTCATTTTAGCAGCTACCCAGGAGGTCATGGCAGTCAGCAGCTCCACGTCTCAGCTCAGTGAGGGTCCGGAGGCTGCTTGCAGCATCACATCTACTTTAAACGGAAAAGAAATCATCAGGGAAGAAGATGAATGTGTGTCTCAGGTGGATTCCTCTTCAGAAGGCTGCAAAGATCACGTAGAGCAGCATGCAGTACAGATCGCCAAGGAGGTCATCAATGGCTGCCTCACTCCCTCTGTATGGGAGAAGTCTGAGACGCAGAACAGTTTTGCTCTCCGTGACCATCAGGAACAGTTAGAATCGACTCAGATCCTGCCCGAGGTCCAGGCCAAAGAAGAGGCTGTGATGGGAACAGAGGATTCTGGGTGTAGCACTTGTCAGTCAGAGGATGGCATCAGCAACGAGGATCTTGTCATCAGCACAGAATTGTCATCAGTAGTGCATGACTGCAAAGAGGACCTTATTCAGATTTCAGGGATCTCGACTTCAGAGGAAAAAGGTGATGGACATCAGGAAAGCTCTGATTCAGCAGTCCTGGAGGAGACTGTGCTGAGAGTGGAGCATGCAACAGCTACCTGTGCACTAGCACAGGTGAATGGGGAAGCTTTCAGGAATGGAACCAGTGAAGCAGAAGCTGATCAGTCCGGAG GATCGGATGTGAACAGTATGGATTCAGTAGACAGCTACTCCGCTTTGGGTACAGGAAACGATCAACAGAGTGGCAGCCAGGCCAGTCAAAGCTCCGAGCTGATTGTGTGGGAAATAGAGGTGCCGAAG CATCTAGTTGGTAGATTAATTGGAAAACAAGGAAGGTATGTCAGCTTTCTGAAGCAGAGCTCTGGTGCAAAGATCTACATCTCAACTCTGCCTTACACCCAAGAGTTTCAGATCTGCCATATAGAGG GCGCCCAGCAGCAGGTAGATAAAGCACTGGCCTTGATTGGTAAGAAGTTTAAAGACCTGGACCTGACCAACCTGTACGCTCCTCCATCGTTGCCCCTCTCACTGCCCTCCCTGCCCATGACTTCCTGG CTCCTGCTTCCAAACGGCGTAACAGTGGAGGTGATCGTGGTGAACATCGTCTCTGCGGGCCACGTGTTTGtccagcagcacacacaccctacataccATGCTCTGCGCAGTCTGGACCAGCAGATGTTCCTGTGTTACTCTCAGCCTGGCACTCCTGCCCTGCCCTCACCTGCTGAAA TTGGTGTGATCTGTGCGGCTCCTGCAGTGGAGGGAGCGTGGTGGCGAGCACAGGTTATCTCCTTCTACAAGGATTCCAATGAAGTGGAGATCCGATACGTGGACTACGGCGGCTACGACCGAGTGAAGATTGATACTCTTCGTCAGATTAG ATCTGACTTTGTGACGTTACCGTTCCAAGGGACGGAGGTGTTATTGGATAACATCGCACCTCTTCCTG GAGAGGATGGCTTTTCAGCTGAAGCCAACTCTGCACTGGAGGAGATGACACAAGGACTACCTTTGCTTGCACAG gtcacaAATTACGACAATAACACAGGCCTTCCCTTAGTACAAATGTGGAACATGGTTGGAGATGAGGTGAGTGAATTCTGTCTCGAGAATAGATCTTTACTCATTATTTGTGCTCttaataatttgtcattttgtccTGGATTTAAAGCAGCTCTTTTaagtttatag
- the akap1b gene encoding A kinase (PRKA) anchor protein 1b isoform X2 — protein sequence MPLRFRSFVPYTLPGVLALIGWWWYISRKKARLTSHDRDEEPVAGVLASPAKGTNGMVETTHGRPCLDKPSAKEPVSAEQEVVAQIHTMATSASVEEPVSSPVVVKKLGTPPHPCSIATADSQKSSLEVASEKSPILALTPSNLVEMSPPHERPEVVVLSNESCQLTAEAELDTSGSLSQSWDQTLDKQETDTKEMAPLICQAVELSKAERPEPEGEVADDVLAVPFAENLQADLAKNSLSSTKDDLAAASPMTGDQYTQAASQQSLGLDSPLLPASFPVSTSSPVLNDFIQVQSHENGDPRCEVESSDSMVELQRLAAGLITEVILAATQEVMAVSSSTSQLSEGPEAACSITSTLNGKEIIREEDECVSQVDSSSEGCKDHVEQHAVQIAKEVINGCLTPSVWEKSETQNSFALRDHQEQLESTQILPEVQAKEEAVMGTEDSGCSTCQSEDGISNEDLVISTELSSVVHDCKEDLIQISGISTSEEKGDGHQESSDSAVLEETVLRVEHATATCALAQVNGEAFRNGTSEAEADQSGGSDVNSMDSVDSYSALGTGNDQQSGSQASQSSELIVWEIEVPKHLVGRLIGKQGRYVSFLKQSSGAKIYISTLPYTQEFQICHIEGAQQQVDKALALIGKKFKDLDLTNLYAPPSLPLSLPSLPMTSWLLLPNGVTVEVIVVNIVSAGHVFVQQHTHPTYHALRSLDQQMFLCYSQPGTPALPSPAEIGVICAAPAVEGAWWRAQVISFYKDSNEVEIRYVDYGGYDRVKIDTLRQIRSDFVTLPFQGTEVLLDNIAPLPGEDGFSAEANSALEEMTQGLPLLAQVTNYDNNTGLPLVQMWNMVGDEVVLLNRTLAERGLATWVDSF from the exons ATGCCACTCAGGTTTCGGTCCTTTGTCCCGTACACACTTCCTGGAGTGCTTGCACTCATAGGCTGGTGGTGGTACATTTCTCGCAAGAAAGCGCGGCTCACCAGCCATGACCGGGACGAGGAACCGGTTGCGGGCGTACTGGCTTCCCCTGCTAAGGGCACTAATGGAATGGTGGAGACTACACATGGCAGACCCTGCTTAGACAAACCCAGTGCCAAAGAACCGGTGTCTGCTGAGCAGGAGGTTGTAGCACAGATTCACACAATGGCAACAAGCGCCTCAGTAGAAGAACCAGTCAGCTCCCCAGTGGTAGTGAAAAAGCTGGGTACTCCTCCTCATCCATGCAGCATTGCAACTGCAGACTCCCAAAAGAGCAGCCTTGAAGTGGCCAGTGAAAAGTCTCCAATCTTAGCCTTGACACCATCAAATCTAGTTGAGATGAGTCCTCCACATGAGAGACCAGAGGTAGTTGTGCTAAGCAATGAGTCATGCCAGTTGACTGCTGAAGCAGAGCTGGACACTTCTGGTTCACTGAGCCAGTCTTGGGATCAAACACTCGACAAACAGGAGACTGACACTAAGGAAATGGCGCCACTTATATGCCAGGCTGTGGAGTTGTCCAAAGCGGAGCGCCCAGAGCCTGAAGGAGAGGTGGCTGATGATGTATTGGCTGTGCCGTTTGCTGAGAACCTCCAAGCAGACTTGGCAAAAAACAGTTTATCCTCCACCAAAGATGACTTGGCCGCCGCTTCACCAATGACTGGGGATCAGTACACTCAAGCTGCATCGCAGCAATCGCTTGGTCTTGACAGTCCTTTACTTCCTGCCTCATTTCCAGTTTCCACCAGCTCACCGGTCTTAAACGATTTCATACAAGTCCAGAGCCATGAGAATGGAGACCCGCGCTGTGAAGTTGAGAGCAGTGACAGCATGGTAGAGCTGCAACGCCTTGCAGCCGGTCTCATCACTGAAGTCATTTTAGCAGCTACCCAGGAGGTCATGGCAGTCAGCAGCTCCACGTCTCAGCTCAGTGAGGGTCCGGAGGCTGCTTGCAGCATCACATCTACTTTAAACGGAAAAGAAATCATCAGGGAAGAAGATGAATGTGTGTCTCAGGTGGATTCCTCTTCAGAAGGCTGCAAAGATCACGTAGAGCAGCATGCAGTACAGATCGCCAAGGAGGTCATCAATGGCTGCCTCACTCCCTCTGTATGGGAGAAGTCTGAGACGCAGAACAGTTTTGCTCTCCGTGACCATCAGGAACAGTTAGAATCGACTCAGATCCTGCCCGAGGTCCAGGCCAAAGAAGAGGCTGTGATGGGAACAGAGGATTCTGGGTGTAGCACTTGTCAGTCAGAGGATGGCATCAGCAACGAGGATCTTGTCATCAGCACAGAATTGTCATCAGTAGTGCATGACTGCAAAGAGGACCTTATTCAGATTTCAGGGATCTCGACTTCAGAGGAAAAAGGTGATGGACATCAGGAAAGCTCTGATTCAGCAGTCCTGGAGGAGACTGTGCTGAGAGTGGAGCATGCAACAGCTACCTGTGCACTAGCACAGGTGAATGGGGAAGCTTTCAGGAATGGAACCAGTGAAGCAGAAGCTGATCAGTCCGGAG GATCGGATGTGAACAGTATGGATTCAGTAGACAGCTACTCCGCTTTGGGTACAGGAAACGATCAACAGAGTGGCAGCCAGGCCAGTCAAAGCTCCGAGCTGATTGTGTGGGAAATAGAGGTGCCGAAG CATCTAGTTGGTAGATTAATTGGAAAACAAGGAAGGTATGTCAGCTTTCTGAAGCAGAGCTCTGGTGCAAAGATCTACATCTCAACTCTGCCTTACACCCAAGAGTTTCAGATCTGCCATATAGAGG GCGCCCAGCAGCAGGTAGATAAAGCACTGGCCTTGATTGGTAAGAAGTTTAAAGACCTGGACCTGACCAACCTGTACGCTCCTCCATCGTTGCCCCTCTCACTGCCCTCCCTGCCCATGACTTCCTGG CTCCTGCTTCCAAACGGCGTAACAGTGGAGGTGATCGTGGTGAACATCGTCTCTGCGGGCCACGTGTTTGtccagcagcacacacaccctacataccATGCTCTGCGCAGTCTGGACCAGCAGATGTTCCTGTGTTACTCTCAGCCTGGCACTCCTGCCCTGCCCTCACCTGCTGAAA TTGGTGTGATCTGTGCGGCTCCTGCAGTGGAGGGAGCGTGGTGGCGAGCACAGGTTATCTCCTTCTACAAGGATTCCAATGAAGTGGAGATCCGATACGTGGACTACGGCGGCTACGACCGAGTGAAGATTGATACTCTTCGTCAGATTAG ATCTGACTTTGTGACGTTACCGTTCCAAGGGACGGAGGTGTTATTGGATAACATCGCACCTCTTCCTG GAGAGGATGGCTTTTCAGCTGAAGCCAACTCTGCACTGGAGGAGATGACACAAGGACTACCTTTGCTTGCACAG gtcacaAATTACGACAATAACACAGGCCTTCCCTTAGTACAAATGTGGAACATGGTTGGAGATGAG GTGGTTCTGCTGAATCGTACATTAGCAGAGCGAGGTTTAGCTACGTGGGTGGACAGTTTCTGA